In Pseudomonas saponiphila, the genomic stretch AGCTGTCGCGCCTGGTTAAAAAGGCCAAAACCATCACCGGGCAAGACGTTGAAATGCGCGTCATTCCCACGGCATCGAGCAGCTATGAGCTGTCCCCGGCACAGCTAGCCGAAGCACAACGTTTCGCCCAGCTGGTCGCGCCACAGGCTCCAGCCTTTGAAATCCCCAACGACCCTATTTCCAAGTACCGCCTTTGGCAGCAGCTCGATGGCCGCGTGAAGGGCGGCGAAGCGCTACCACCCGAGCAAGCCCAGTGGCACGAACGCTGGCCCAAACATTCCGACTACAGCGCGATGCAGCGGATGTTTGCCCACGCAGAACAAGCCAGAGCCTAACCCCTAAGGAGTTTTCACATGAGTTTTCCCAAGATTGTTCCACTGACCAACGTTGGCCTGTTGTCTGCCGCTATCGAACGCGCCCTCAAACGCCCACAGGGGCTGCCCGGTGTTGTCGTGATGCATGGCCCCACCGGCTTGGGCAAAAGCGTTGGCGCTGCCTTCGCCGCAAACCAGCATCGCGCCTATTACGTCGAGTGCCGCGACACCTGGAGCAAAAAGGCTTTCCTGCAAGCCATCCTGCACGAAATGAGCATCACACCTGAACGCACCCTGTCGCTGATGGTGGACCAGATCGCCGAACAACTGTCGCGCAGCGGGCGCCCGCTGCTGATCGATGACGTGCAGTACCTGCTTGAGAAATCCATAGCCAACGTTCTGACCGATATCTACAACGCCAGCCAAGGCACCATCGTGTTGATCGGTGAAGAACGAGTGCCTAGCAGCCTGGCCAGGCTGGAGCGCCTGCATAACCGTGTGCTGGAGTGGGTGCCTGCCCAGCCTGCCACGCTTCACGACATACACGCCTTGGCCCAGGCCAGTTACCCCGGCCTGCACTTCGCCGACGATCTGCTAGAAGACCTGCGCAAGAAGGTTAAAGGCTGTCTGCGCCGTGTCGCGGTCAACCTGTACCGCGTTTACAACGAAGCCCAAACCCAATGCTGGGACAAGGTTGACCTTGCGACCTGGGGCCATCGGGAGTGGTTCACCGGCGACGCTCCTGTGCGGAGGGTTTCGTAATGGCTGGCGGTCGTGGTCGTAAACCAATTGATCTGGAAATGCACGGTAAGAAGGGCAATCGCCAGCGTGTCTGGGAGGCTATGCGTGTCATTCGAGATGGCTTTACAGCCTATGAAATCTCCCGCCGCTCCCTGGTCGATGACACGGCGGTTCGTAGCTACCTGCAATCGCTGATCAAAGGCGGATTTGTCGAGGTTATCTCTGGGGCCAAGTTTGAAGAACAGACATTACACCTGGTCAGGGACGTGGGCGCCGAAGCTCCAGCAATCACTCGCGAAGGAAAACCCAGCAAGACGGGCAAAGGCACCGAAGCCATGTGGCGAACCCTGCGCATCCTGGGCGAAATGGACGCCGACGAGCTGGCTGAACAAGCCTCTATCGCAGTGCCGACCACGACCTGGACAGCGCGTTCCTACCTCAAGTGGCTAAAACGTGCGGGTTATGTAGTCGAAGTGCAGGCCAGTACACCGGGCAAGAAAGCCCGATACCGCCTAGCTCCAGGCAAATACACCGGCCCGCGCCCACCGATGATTCAGCGCATCGGTCAGGTGTTCGACCCGAATCTCGGCGAGGTGGTGTTTCGCCAGCCCGAACCAGCTGAGGCCGAACTATGAACGTGAATCTATCGGCCTGGGGCGCTGAGCCTCCACTGTTTGTACGTTTGCTGGCAGCCGAAGTCGCAGCCACAAGCCAAACCCAGGCCAGCAAGCGTATCGGCATGAGCCGAACAGCAGTCAGCCTGACCCTGGCCAATCGCTATGCATCGCGTAGCACTGCCGGTGTTGAACGCCGTGTCATGGAAACCCTCGGCCGCATTCAGTGTGTGGCTCTGGATGATGAAGTGAACGCGGAGCAGTGCCAAAGCTATCGCGAAAAACCAGCCCCCACACACAACCCACCTGCCATGCAGCGATGGCGTGCTTGCCAACATTGCCCGATCAACCCCAACTGCTGCACCCAGGAGAACGCCCATGCTCGCCTCCACTAGCCGTACAGCCTTGAAAGTGTTGACCCCATCGCTCGCTGATCGCCTGCGCATCTTCAACGCCGCCGCCCGCCAGTTGCAGGCGAATGGCATTCGCATACTCGGCTTCTGCCCAGCTCAAAACTTCCTGGTTATCGATCCCGATGCGGGCCAGCGCTTGGTCGCTCTTGGCCATCGCGAAGGCTTTAAGCGCCGCCCCACGGCCGGTAGCACCCATTACAGCGTGCAGTTCCAGGGCGTGACCCTGGAGTGGCGCGAACCCATCAGCGCCGCCCGTCCAGAAGGCTGGCAGCGCCCGACTGTCCACTGAGGAATCTAGCAATGACCGTTCAACAACAGACCATCCCTGAAGGCTACCGGGCCGACGCTCAAAAGCGCCTTATCCCTGAAAGCATGATCAAACCCATCGACCTGGAGCGTGACGCCTTGGTGCTCGCCCTGGTCGAAAAAGCGCGTGCGGCCCATGACGTTTTGTCGAAGTTCAAGGCTTCCGCGTTCGGCGATATCGAAGCCTTTATCGAACTGAGCGCCGAACAGTACGGCGCTCAGATTGGCGGCAAGAAAGGCAATGTCAGCCTGATCAGTTTTGATGGGCGCTTCAAGATCCTGCGGGCAGTCCAGGAAAGCATCGCCTTTGACGAACGCTTGCAGGCAGCCAGGGCACTGATTGACGAATGTTTGCGCGACTGGACAGAAGGGGCTCGGCCGGAG encodes the following:
- a CDS encoding AAA family ATPase, which codes for MSFPKIVPLTNVGLLSAAIERALKRPQGLPGVVVMHGPTGLGKSVGAAFAANQHRAYYVECRDTWSKKAFLQAILHEMSITPERTLSLMVDQIAEQLSRSGRPLLIDDVQYLLEKSIANVLTDIYNASQGTIVLIGEERVPSSLARLERLHNRVLEWVPAQPATLHDIHALAQASYPGLHFADDLLEDLRKKVKGCLRRVAVNLYRVYNEAQTQCWDKVDLATWGHREWFTGDAPVRRVS
- a CDS encoding DUF3164 family protein, with product MTVQQQTIPEGYRADAQKRLIPESMIKPIDLERDALVLALVEKARAAHDVLSKFKASAFGDIEAFIELSAEQYGAQIGGKKGNVSLISFDGRFKILRAVQESIAFDERLQAARALIDECLRDWTEGARPEVVTLVNDAFRTDQKGDIRTARVLALRRLEITDERWQRAMQAIGDACQVVGSKSYIRVYQRVGDTDQYEPISLDIAGV